In the genome of Marinomonas algicola, the window AGTCAGCATTACGGGTGGTCAAGTTGGTCCTGTTGTTGGTGTTGTCGATGAGCCAGAATTACCTCAGTTAAATACGGTGACACTTCGTCGGAAAAAATTGGATCAATATTTGGCCGTTTCAGTTGATACGGCTATTGTAACCACTATTTTACAGCGCTTAGGCTTAAATGTAACAGAAGTGACAGACCAGCATTGGGTGGTTCAGTCCGCAAGTCATCGTTTTGATATTGCAATTGAGGCGGATTTAATAGAAGAAGTAGCCCGTGTATATGGCTATGATAACTTGCCTTCGTCTATGCCTGCCGCGTCAATTGATTTTAGCTCAGTTGAAGAGGCCAAAACGCCGCTACAGACACTAAGATCTACATTGGTTGCTTATGGATATCAAGAGGCTGTTACTTATAGTTTTATTGATCCTGTTGTTTCTCAGCAATTTTATCCTGAAATTGAGGCGATCAAACTGGAAAATCCAATTTCGGTTGATATGGGGGTGATGCGCCCAGGTATTATTCCAGGACTTGTTAAGGCGTATTTACATAATCAAAACCGACAGCAGTCTCGTGTTCGTTTATTTGAAACAGGGCGTCGTTTTATTGGTTCGGTAGAGGCGTTGTCTGAAATGGACCAGCAGGAGCGTTTGTCAGGCTTAATTGCTGGAGCTGCTTCACCTGAGTCATGGTGTCATGCTAGTGAAAAAGTGGATTTTTATGATTTAAAGGCGCATTTAGATGCGTTGTTTGCATTAAATTCAGGAGAGTCCCCAGAGTACCGTCAAACTCAACAAGTGTACTTGCACCCAGGTCGTTCAGCTGAGGTATTGGTGGGAGGTGAAGTCATTGGTGTGATTGGTCAGTTACACCCTCAATTGTCTAAAACGTTGGGCTGTAATCAGGATGTTTATGTATTTGATGTCTCTTTAGATGTTGTGCTTAATGGGAAATTACCGCGTTACCAACCCATTTCGAAATTTCCTGAGGTTAGGCGTGATTTAGCTTTGTTGGTGGATAAAGAGACGGTCGCAAAATCTTTGCAAGAAGTCATTCTGTCAGTAGCTGGTGATGGCTTTAAAGAAGTGCATATTTTTGACGTTTATCAGGGCCAAGGTATTGATGAATCGAAAAAAAGTATCGCTTTGGGCTTGACGTGGCAGCATCCTTCACACACTCTTAGTGATGAAGAAATAAACAATTCGTTAGATATTATCGTCAGTGAGCTGAATTCGAAGTTAGGTGCGGTAATTAGGGGGTAATTTATGGGTGCGTTGACAAAAGCAGATATTGCAGAAAATTTAGTTGACCAGTTAAGTGTCAGTAAAAAAGATGCTAAAGATTTGGTTGAAGGCTTTTTCGATGTCATTAGAGAGACTCTTGTTGCTAGAGAGCAGGTTAAGTTATCTGGCTTTGGCAACTTTGAAGTCCGAGAAAAAAGTCAGCGCCCTGGTCGGAATCCGAAAACGGGTGAAGAGATCCCTATCACCGCCAGAACGGTGGTTACCTTTAGGCCGGGTCAAAAGCTTAAGACCAAGGTCGATGTCTATATGAAGGACAGGTAATCTTTAGATCTAGATGCACTGCCGTAATATCGAACGGGTGAAAGTATCAAGCCACACAGTCCTAATTGTCTGTGTGGCTTTTTTCTGTTTGTTTCGTTGGTTTTTTAGACAGTTAGCCTTTTATGGGTAACTTCTTGATGAATATACAAACAATGTAAGTAAACTTTATTAAATTAAACTAAAAAAATAAAAAAAACTCTTCCCTTTTCAGATCGTTATAGTAATATACGCACCCGCTGGCAACGACAAGTTCTTTGTCAGCAGAAGGTTATCAGGCGGGGCGTAGCGCAGTCTGGTAGCGCACTAGCATGGGGTGTTAGTGGTCGCAGGTTCAAATCCTGCCGTCCCGACCAAGTAGTGATTTAGCCGCTATAGCTCAGTTGGTAGAGCATCTGACTTGTAATCAGGGGGTCCCGAGTTCGACTCTTGGTGGCGGCACCATTATTTGATTAGACCATTGAATGAAATGTTTTTTGTAATATTTCTACGAAGCCGATATAGCTCAGTTGGTAGAGCATCTGACTTGTAATCAGAGGGTCCCGAGTTCGACTCTTGGTGTCGGCACCACTTAGGTGTTATCGTAGAATTAAAATGTTGCCGCTATAGCTCAGTTGGTAGAGCATCTGACTTGTAATCAGGGGGTCCCGAGTTCGACTCTTGGTGGCGGCACCAAGCAAAAAAATGAAAAGATTTAAGATATGCCGCTATAGCTCAGTTGGTAGAGCATCTGACTTGTAATCAGGGGGTCCCGAGTTCGACTCTTGGTGGCGGCACCATTAAATCAGTAAGAAAATTAAGTAATGCCGCTATAGCTCAGTTGGTAGAGCATCTGACTTGTAATCAGAGGGTCCCGAGTTCGACTCTTGGTGGCGGCACCACTTAGTTAGCGGGTGTGTAGCTCAGTTGGGAGAGCGTCGCCCTTACAAGGCGAATGTCGGGAGTTCGAACCTCTCCACACCCACCATCTAAAGCGATGTAAACGCTTCGTCGTCAGACGCAAAATTGATAAATGGAGCGGTAGTTCAGTTGGTTAGAATACCTGCCTGTCACGCAGGGGGTCGCGGGTTCGAGTCCCGTCCGTTCCGCCATTTATCCTAATATGATAATTTGGCAAATTGTTTGAATGCGAAAGCATGAAAATGGGTGTGTAGCTCAGTTGGGAGAGCGTCGCCCTTACAAGGCGAATGTCGGGAGTTCGAACCTCTCCACACCCACCATCTAAAGCGATGTAAAGGCTTCGTCGTCAGACGCAAAATTGATAAATGGAGCGGTAGTTCAGTTGGTTAGAATACCTGCCTGTCACGCAGGGGGTCGCGGGTTCGAGTCCCGTCCGTTCCGCCATTTATCCTAACGTGATAATTTGGCGAATTGTTTGAATGCGAAAGCATGAAAATGGGTGTGTAGCTCAGTTGGGAGAGCGTCGCCCTTACAAGGCGAATGTCGGGAGTTCGAACCTCTCCACACCCACCATCTAAAGCAATGTAAACGCTTCGTCGTCAGACGCAAAATTGCTAAATGGAGCGGTAGTTCAGTTGGTTAGAATACCTGCCTGTCACGCAGGGGGTCGCGGGTTCGAGTCCCGTCCGTTCCGCCATTTATCCTAATATGATAATTTGGCAAATTGTTTGAATGCGAAAGCATGAAAATGGGTGTGTAGCTCAGTTGGGAGAGCGTCGCCCTTACAAGGCGAATGTCGGGAGTTCGAACCTCTCCACACCCACCATCATTTTATCCTCAGTAATTTTCTCATAATCATCTGATTTACAAGATTTTTTCTTACCTTTATGTCACATGATATTTGTGACCAATCTGTGACCATATTTATTTTAAATATGTTGTGTGACTTCAGTGTGACCAATCTGTGCCATAAATGGCAATTTCTATTTTTTAATGCCACATTTCAAAAGCATTTCTTGTATGTTTTTGAGATTCGTACTAATGAGTCACAGATCCTCTAGTTCTGTTTTTCGAGTACCTTATTTCACCTTATTGACTCTTACTATCTCTCTGCTAATTTGTAATCTTTGTTGCTTTTTGTGTTCGCTAGGTTTTGTGTGAATGGATTTATAGTTGATGCTAGTGTGACTAGGGTTTTTGTTAGTCGGTGCTTAAAGTGTCGCTGAGGATGGGCTGTACTCGGTTTTTTCGAGAAGTGTGGGCTTATATAAACGAGAGTTATTGGGTTTTAAGGGAATATCTAACTAACAATCAAGGTACTCTCTAGGATAGAATTTATTTTAAATACGTTATGAGTATATAAAATGGACCATATCATTCGATATATCTGCATACTGGAGCAAATGCCGATTGCGCCTAAGCCTAGTATTTCAACAAAAGATATGCTCGAAAAGCTGGAAGAAAAAGGCTTTTCGGTAACCCTTCGTAGTTTGCAGAGAGATCTTGCTGCTTTAGCAAAATACTACCCTATAATCTGCAACAATAAGGTTCGCCCGAACAGATGGTGCTTTACTGAAGACTATCAGGGGAGTTTTGCATCAATGGATGTGCCATCTGCTGTAAATACAATTTTAGTTAATGAATATCTGCAAAGCATCATGCCTGCACCGCTTCTGGCGCAATTGAATCCTCAATTAAATAGAGCGAAAAGCTTCTTAAAATCACAATCTGATAAGACGTATGCTAGTTGGATGGATAAGGTAAGAATTATTCCGGATGGTAAGTCTCTCGTTCCTGCCTCTATAGACCCCGATGTCTGGGAATTAATTTGTGATGCAATTATGTTTAATAAGGCTTTAGACGTTGCTTACTGTAGTCATAAGAAGAATGAGCTAAAATCTTTTACTCTGCATCCGTATGGGTTAATGGTTCGTAAAAGTGCCACCTATGTTCTAGGTTCTTATAATGATTATAAGGACGTTCGACAGTATGCTCTTCAGAGGTTTAGGTCTTTAGAATTTTCTCGTGAAAGCTTCCGACCCAACCCAAACTTCTCTGTTAAAAAATATATTGATAGTGGAGAATCTGGTTTTAAATACTCTGATGAGCCAATCCATTTAAGTGCTCTTATTTCTAAGGATCTGGCAAAAAGGCTTGAGGAAACCAAGCTAAGTGATTCTCAACTGATTTTGAATACTCCTAACGTTGAATGGTTTCTCTTACGTGCCGTTGTTCCTGATGACTGTGATACTCGTGTTTGGTTGCGTGGTCAGGGGGCTAGTGTTGTTGTGCATGAGCCAGCATTTTTGAGAGAGGAGATGATGAGTGAAGCAGCGAAATTATTGAAGCTTTCTGATGAATTATTAAGAATGGGTGTTTGTATTTCATAAATGTTACTTTTAGTGAAAATTGTTAATTTATGTAAATAGGCGTCATTTTGATGTTTTTCGATTTTTAAATTTTTTCAAAGCTGTGTAAATTCTAAACAATATTAATGAGTTATTGTTGGAATGAAATGGAAGTCGCTTTGGAGGTTTGATGATAAAAAATGTATGCAGAATTAACGTAAAGCTTAAAGATGTCACATTTGATAAAAAACTAAATGCGATTGTATTTAGTAATATCAGCAAGAGCGGGAATAAGTCAGTAGACTTGATAGGTAACCTTGTCACAATACTTGCAAAAGTTGCTAATGGTAAAGGCTCTCCAATAGAAGGTCGTAAGAAGGATGCTGGCTTTAAACTTGATGCGAGAAAGTTTTCAGTCGCCGCGCTTGAGGAGCATATTCAGATAAATTATGACTTTTCAGATAGCTCTCCTGATCTCCTTAATTCTGTAAATGAAATTGTTTGTGATGTGTTGAATCTACATTTCAAGGGTATGACAAAGTCCATCGAACAGCTTAATGAAGTTGACCAACCTGCGTCAGAGTCATATGAAGCATCTGGCTTTTCAAAAGTTCAAGATGCGTTTGAGGCTATTAAAATTCTTCACGAAATTGCATGCAATCAAAGAGTTAAAGAGTTTGGTATTCAAGTAGAGGGGCACGAAGAGCCTCATCAAATAGAGATCCTTAGTCCGCCTGAAAAACCCGATTTTAAACTTGATGCTAAAGAAATTTCATTTCTGAATTATGAAATAAGTGATGTGCACAAGAAAGGACCGAGTATTGAAATTATCCCTAAAAGTGGTAAAGGTAAAAAAGAAGTGCTTGTTAGTGCTGAACAATATTCAGCATTGGAGAAAAGTAAGGGTTTTTCAATTGATACTTATGTGCTGTATGACTTTGTAGTTAAACCGTTGGCTGAGAAAAAATTTGAATTGATTCATTTTTCGTTTAGTAGTACTCAGATGGAAATTACGCATTGAACCGGCATCCGCTACTAAAAAAAGCTCTTGAGAATAGTCTGCCAGAATTTGCAACTGTTAAACTTCAACGGATTGGTGGGGATTTGCTTAGCTACTATCTCGTTAAGTCCGGGAGTTCTGATGCTGAAGCCAATATTACTTTGGATGAATCATGTATCTTAAGTGAAGTTGACTTTGAGGCCACGTTGGATGAAGCCGGAAAAACATGTAAGGGCAGGATCAATCAATATCAGCTTCTTTCTCTGTTGTCTCTAAATTTAAAAATACTCTCTAACGACATTGATCCAATTGTTGTTCATAAGTTAATGGCATCTATTTACTATGCTTTACTTTCTCGTGAGGCAAAGTTAAGTTTTGTTACGATTGCTGAAGCGGCTGATAATATTCGGTTAATTTTGTCACATAGGGCTAATAGTTCAAAGATAAAGCAAATCCCTAATCAGTTGACAGTAATTGAAACACTCGAGTATTTCTGTACTGAAATAACCGACCAATATGTGGTTTCGCAGGCTTATTTAAAAATGGTTCGAGATGGCTGGAACCTATGCTCAAATCATAAAGAAGAGACACCTTCAAAGGTAAAAAAAAGGATACGTTCAAGACGGCCTGAAGTAGGAGTGGAAGAGCCAGTCAGCGTCGAGCCATTCCCTTTTTCTGGGAATGACTTAGATATCGAAGATACCCCTGATGTTGGCAACATCGAGCTAGACCAAAATTCAATTAATCCATCAGCAAAAGCTGAACGTGACTTATTTAGAAATCAAATTCTATCGGCTAAAGAACAATTTGGCCTCACATTTGTTACTTACCGTCTAACGTCTTATGAGCTTAGCAAAGCAATTCAATGGATTAATAGTGCACAACCGACTGTTAGTTCAACGCTCGCATTTTTAACTATCTTAACGTCTTTGAAATTGCATGAGGTGCTTGGTTTGCATCTTTCTGTATCAGAGGGGGATACTGACAGCTTCAAAAAAACTGATGGATCTTATGGCATTGTTGACATCGCATCAGGGATATATTGGCGCAAAGAGCTTGATATCGCTGATCGTTACGAGCCTAGTGATAGAGATTTTAAATGGCTGTTACCGCATACTGAATGGTTGGCTTTACCAATACCAAATTCATTTCTGAAGTTGTTTCGAACTTTCTTTGCCGGATATCAAGCAGGTTTAATTGAACAAATTTTACCGGATGAAATTTTACAGAAAGCGAATGATTTGTTAACGAGAGCATGTGCTGAAATAGTTCACTATGGTTGCTTAAATAGGCGCCTTAGCCCCAAAGTGCTTCGTTATTTGCTTTACGGGTGTGTGGCATCTCATTGTGGCCGGCATAAGGCGGCTCTTATCTTTGCTAATAATGAGTTTGGCTTATCAACTTGGCACTACTACATGTCTGACTCGACTCGTCATTTGCAGTTAGCTTTCATGAATACTTGCAGGGAATCATTAGGGTTTGATTTCGAACATCAATTAGATCTTGCCGAAGGAAACTCAGTCATAGGCTCTAGGCTAGCTATTAATAAAACAGCTTTTTCAGTGCGTTTGGCTGAAAAAATGTCAGCTTTAAATGCTTCTCTAAGAAATGTAAGAAAGGAAAAGTCTCTTGATGCTTTGCGGGGCGTTTATAATCAGCTCGTCTCTTACACGGTATTGATGTTCTGTACAGTGACGAGTCATCGTCGAAACAAAAGCATTTTTGTCGAGCATTATTGCTGGAACGAGGATTATACAAGTGTACTGATAGCCGACAAAATCCATTTTGGTGAGAGTTCTACTCGTATCATCCCAGTGCCTGAATTAATGACTAAGCAGATCAGCAACACCCTTGGATGGATTGAGCAAATCATTAAAAGGGTTAAATTGATCGATAAAAAAGTGGCTGTGAAGCTTAACGCATCCATTCACCGAGATAGTAATGCTTCTTTTCTAGGGTTGTGGCTGGATAATGGAGAATTAGCGACACCGAGCACTTCACAAGTTGAAGTGTTTATGGGAGATGACTGGACTTTACCGCAGAATGCAGTGCGTCACCTTTCCTATCATACGCTATTTGCTTTCGAAGAAGCCGTTCCATTCTTGGACCATCAAATGGGGCATATTTCTACCGATATGCACTCGTTTCAAAACACCTCTTTGATGCAGTATGGCGGCCCTGAAGTTGAAGTACATCGAAATGTCATATCAAAATGTCTTGATGGACTCGGTTTTAGCTTACTTGGACGAACAAGCTTTTCTCATTCGACGATGCACAACAAAGGGCAATTTGTCCCAAGGTCTATTCAGAAAAAGTCTCGCAATCAATCGAAAAATTCTAAGCAAAAAATACAGTCTGACTTGAAGTTTTTGTTGGATAAAGCAATTAAGACAAATCAAGACTTTTACGAGCTGTTGTCTGAGTATTACGGGGACGACCCATATCTGCATGAACAAGCATTGATATTGCTTAAAAATCTGGAATTGAGCGATGGCGAGCGGACAGAAATTGACAGAGATGAATTACATTCTGCATTAGGTAGTTATTTTAAAAAATCTCCTGTAGCTAAGGCGGTCTTGCCTTACGATGTAATGCTCAGTGAGCGGAACTACACACAGATTAACTCGGCATTTCATGATTTCACGCAAGCATTAATCACTCACCCTAAGCAGGTTTCTTCAGAGACCCTGAGTAGTATCTTACTGTTCTCCATGATACTTGATGGTACAGGGGAGCTTTCTCCAGCGATGCTTCGTAAATCAGTGAGAATTAGCTCAATAAAGTATTCAAATGGTTACCTCACAGCGAAGATAGATAAAGAGAAACTCGTTTTCTTTGGTGGGTTGTCTGCGTTGCTTCTAGCAATGTTGATCAAAAGGGAGGAAGTCCATCATATTACCCTTAACCCACAAGCATTAGAGCGATTGATGAATGGTAATTCTCCTGAGGTTAAAGTCGATAAGCGGGCTGCTAGCGGGTATGCAAAGCTATCAGCGCTGTTCCGGCAGAGGCATGATAAAAAAATGACTCTTAGTAAGCTGTATCAACTTATTGATCATGCACCTAGGTGGTCAGAAACGGGCGCTCTTTACGGGCTACGCCAAGGAACCCTCAGAGTAAAAGGGTTTTCAGAGCATACTCTATTAAGAATGCTAGATCGCAAGCATCGTTACATCATGCCATCAAATGGAGAAGCTACAATGAACGTTATTGCAGAGCGTTCATTTTTTAAGGCAAAGTCACGTACGAACGATTATTTTAAGCAGTTTATGGCAGACTTCCGTAACAAACTCAGTAAGTACCCTGGCACATCAAAAGAGAAAATCATCTGTTTTTGGCAAGAACAAATTTCGTCAAATACATTAGAAAAACTTTCTGATCTCGTAAAGGCTTCCAAGGAATTACCAGAAATTATTGTACTTGTTTTAACATGGTTGTACGTAATTTCTGGGCGAAGAGGGCAGCGTTATGGCGGTTTAGCTCCTTCAACCATTCTAACTTACTTCTCAAAAGTTGTTCCGCGTCTTTTTGAGTTTGCTGCAAATCAATCTTTGACGACATTTGACTACGAAGATTTTTCAGATCTTTATCAAGATATTATTGATGCGGGAGATATTGAAAACCGCGCTGAAAGAGCAAAGATATTGGTTCGTTTTCATTCTGTTATTCATGAGTATTTTGGTGTCGCTAAATTTGATTTTCGTGATTTGGATGTCGAGGAAGATGAAGAGAGTTCGACTGGCAGAATTATCATGCCATGGGAATACGGGCAAGCACTCTCGCTTTTGCTATTAGATAAAGATCTGAACGCAGAAGAGCGGTTTACGAATGCAGCAATTTTGATCTTATGTTGCCGTCTAGGATTGAGGCGAGAAGAAATACGGAGATTAAAGTTAAGAGATTTCTCATGTGAGGAGCAAGTGCTTTATGTGAGGACGCACCGCATATCAAAAGAAACTGTTCGGGTAAAATCGAAAAGCGGAAATCGTCGGATTCCATATTCATTGTTTTTGAACGAGGAAGAGTTGGAAATACTAGGTTCCTGTATCGAGAAAGCAAAAGGGCAGAAAAATAAGTCTGTCCCGCTTTTCTTTGACTCAGTCAACCCGAAAGAAATACGCCATATGGACAGTCAGTTTAGCCGCGTTATTGAGACACTAAAGCTCGTGACGGGTGAGCCAGATATGCGATTGCACGATGGGAGACATACTTTTATCAGCTTTACTGCCTCATCACTCGTTCTCGAGGATCGCCAACAAGATCCGATTTCAAAGGTCGTTAAAGAATGGGTGCGCACTGATACATTTTCTGGTTTTCAAAAACGTTTCATGGAAAGAGCTATCTCCATACCTTCAACGCGCCATGCTTTGTTTCCAGCATTGGCTCTCATGGTCGGCCATTCGAATGCTACAACAACATTATCATCTTATACTCATCTGATGGAGTATTGGAGGTGGCTGTCCGTTGAACTGGAATTTAAAAGAGTTAAATTATTGGATTGTACACTTTCTAAGCTTATTCGTGTTGATCGGAAGCGCTTCACAGAGATGAAGAGTGAACAAGGGCTGTCTGCAAGTTATGTCGTACTAAAAAAAACGCAAAAAGAAAGTCCTCTTGAAGAGGAAGCCTATCAAATTGAGTCGTTTGATCAAAAGCCGGCATTAAGCTCTAGGGGCAAAGGCGATGTGACTACTCAAGTCCTCCAGATTCAGAAAATTGAAAGAGCGCTAAGATATCTAGAGGACTCAGAAAGACAGTCTAATGAGACGCCTGATGTAAATCCTGTGGGACCGTCCGACCTGCATTACGAGTTAACACACTATTATGTTGAAACTGTAAGGCATGCTTATCAGACTGTTTTAACCAATGATGTTTCATATAGAGCATATCAAATACCATCAAATGAAGAGGGTGTAGAATTTATTGGGCAATCTCGCCTCTATGAAGCAAGAAATTACTTTAAGGATCCTGCTTTTTATAATCTACTAACCCATTTAATTAGTTTTCAACAATCAAATGAACAAGCATTTTCTGAGCTCAGAAAAGTCTGGGCACAATCATGGTATGACGCCAAAAAGAAGATGTGTATTCCGCTTTCACAGGTTTGCAATGCAAAAAGTATTTTCTCTACGTGCCTACTGAGCTTTGATTTAGGGGATGAAAGAATAAACCGCCGTGTTGGTGGTGTTGTATATGATTCATTACCATTAACAAGGCTTAAGCTAATCGATGAACCTCTTTCAATTCAACAGTTTAGTCACTCGATGTTTCTATTGATGGTTTTGTCAAACCTTATCAACATTGGCTTGCATTTCCAAAATGAACTTCCAAATAAAAGCTAAAATCAGTGCTGACATTGCATGATTGTTGTCTGAAACAGCAGTAAGTTACAGCAAATAATTACGCCCACAAATTACAAGGAGTGATTTTGGTTTGAAATTGCAGTACCAGATGATCGGCAAGCTTTATGGTGGGATCAAGGTTATGGCGCGGTTATCTATGTTTGTGAGCCAAAGAATTGGATAGAACTGGTTTAAAAGTGCATCAACCATCGCTGATGATTACCTTGACATGGTAGAGGTCGGCGATTCGAATTCGCCTAGTCCTACCAAAATTTTTACTTACTACTTAGTAAGTTACGAAAGCCGAACCCATTCATCAACTATTGTCAGTGAAAGATCGGCATTCTCTCTACCATCATAAGCCAACATAAAGCTGTATGCTATCCATCACCTACTGTCAGTGAAAGAGGTGGTGGGGAGTAACCGAAGCGGCAATGGGCTTCAAATCCGAGTCAGTAAAGGAGCCATCAAAAAGTTACATAAACAACGCTCAACTCAGCATTCACTTTACAGCCTGACAAGGTTCTTGCTCACCCGTTACCAAGAAGCACAGATCTCGGTAGAGAAGCGGGACGATTGGCTCTCACGTTCCTTCGAAGAATACAGCGTCGATAATGCTACCGTGAGAGAAATCGATGAAGTCATCAATGTGCCAAATATTGGGCCTGTCGTGGTGACTCGTCACGCGCTTGAAAGGTTCGTGGAACGGCTTTCAGATGGTGCACATAAGCATCCTTGGAAGGCTTTGTGCTCAAAGTTGCTATGCTCAGAGCTAACTAAAACCCAATTGCCAGAAAAAGTTGCTACCCAAAAGGTAAAAAAGTATGCACGAGAGGCCGAGTTCTGGCAACATGTGGGAAGCAAGATGTACTTTGTTATGGTTACGGGTGACTCAATTAAAACGTTGGTTACGGTTTTTGCAGTAAAGTGAGCTAATATAGCATTCGAAATTTCTGAATATTACTTACGTGCCAAAAGTAGACCCTCCCGCATAACACGTTTCTGCGCCTTTTTGTTTAGAGTTGTTACTCATAACATTTCTGAACAATCCCATTTGAACAAAGATTGCTAATGTCGATATAGTGCAACTAAATACATAAAGATGGTTACGTACGGATTATGAGTAACAGAAAAATCGCGGTATTAATTGATTCAGAAAATACTCCACACTCAAAGTTAAACCTGATTATTGAAGAACTGTCTAGTTTTGGGCAGATCATCGTTAAACGTGCATATGGCGATTTTTCTACTGAACAACTTAAAAACTGGAAGCAGCCTTTAAATGAGTTAGCGATTCAAGCTAAACAGCAATTTGCCTATACATCAGGAAAAAACTCGACAGACTCTTTAATGATTATTGATGCAATGGATCTCTTGTATAGCCAAAGGTTTGATGCTTTTGCTTTGATATCCAGTGATAGTGACTTTACAAGTCTTGCGACGAGATTAAGAGAGTCGGAGATACATGTCATTGGAGTAGGAAAAGCGATGACTCCGACTTCGTTTAAAAACGCTTGTGATGATTTTGTAGCGATAGAGAACTTAAACGCTGATGTTGACCTTGGGGAGTCGCAACCAAGCTCTAATCAAGACACAGAACGCGAGTTATGGCGATTAATGCATCAGGCTTGGCAGAACTATCGTGATGAATCAGGGTGGGCAAAACTAGGTGAAATAGGTAAGTACTTAAAGAGACTAAAGCCAGACTTTGACCCTCGAAACTTCGGGCTGAAGAAGTTATCTGACTTTTTTGACAAATATCCAACGCGTTATAGAACCCGTAATACTAAACGTTCTGGCATGGAGTTTCAGCTGATAACAAAGGCAAGCAAGCAAAAATGATGTGCTGCCTTCGTGCATTCGGTAACTCAAAATTGCCCCTAAATGTGTTTAGATATTAGTTGTCAAATAAGTAAAGTTTAAATTGCTATACATAAATCTAATGTAGCTTTATATCTCGGAAGGAAAATGATGAATAAAAACGGTTTTCCAAGAAGGGTTCCTAAAAAAGGGGGAATCTCCTCAATGTTCATATTAACTAATTAGCTGATATAGATTAGAAAGATTGAAATTTCTACCCAGAAAACTCTAGGGCAGCAGATTTTCATTGCTGACAATAACCTAAATTATTGCTCTATACTTATCACTTCGTAGCCATTTGCCCTAATCTGTTCTAAATCTTGTTCGCTTAAA includes:
- a CDS encoding tyrosine-type recombinase/integrase, whose translation is MNRHPLLKKALENSLPEFATVKLQRIGGDLLSYYLVKSGSSDAEANITLDESCILSEVDFEATLDEAGKTCKGRINQYQLLSLLSLNLKILSNDIDPIVVHKLMASIYYALLSREAKLSFVTIAEAADNIRLILSHRANSSKIKQIPNQLTVIETLEYFCTEITDQYVVSQAYLKMVRDGWNLCSNHKEETPSKVKKRIRSRRPEVGVEEPVSVEPFPFSGNDLDIEDTPDVGNIELDQNSINPSAKAERDLFRNQILSAKEQFGLTFVTYRLTSYELSKAIQWINSAQPTVSSTLAFLTILTSLKLHEVLGLHLSVSEGDTDSFKKTDGSYGIVDIASGIYWRKELDIADRYEPSDRDFKWLLPHTEWLALPIPNSFLKLFRTFFAGYQAGLIEQILPDEILQKANDLLTRACAEIVHYGCLNRRLSPKVLRYLLYGCVASHCGRHKAALIFANNEFGLSTWHYYMSDSTRHLQLAFMNTCRESLGFDFEHQLDLAEGNSVIGSRLAINKTAFSVRLAEKMSALNASLRNVRKEKSLDALRGVYNQLVSYTVLMFCTVTSHRRNKSIFVEHYCWNEDYTSVLIADKIHFGESSTRIIPVPELMTKQISNTLGWIEQIIKRVKLIDKKVAVKLNASIHRDSNASFLGLWLDNGELATPSTSQVEVFMGDDWTLPQNAVRHLSYHTLFAFEEAVPFLDHQMGHISTDMHSFQNTSLMQYGGPEVEVHRNVISKCLDGLGFSLLGRTSFSHSTMHNKGQFVPRSIQKKSRNQSKNSKQKIQSDLKFLLDKAIKTNQDFYELLSEYYGDDPYLHEQALILLKNLELSDGERTEIDRDELHSALGSYFKKSPVAKAVLPYDVMLSERNYTQINSAFHDFTQALITHPKQVSSETLSSILLFSMILDGTGELSPAMLRKSVRISSIKYSNGYLTAKIDKEKLVFFGGLSALLLAMLIKREEVHHITLNPQALERLMNGNSPEVKVDKRAASGYAKLSALFRQRHDKKMTLSKLYQLIDHAPRWSETGALYGLRQGTLRVKGFSEHTLLRMLDRKHRYIMPSNGEATMNVIAERSFFKAKSRTNDYFKQFMADFRNKLSKYPGTSKEKIICFWQEQISSNTLEKLSDLVKASKELPEIIVLVLTWLYVISGRRGQRYGGLAPSTILTYFSKVVPRLFEFAANQSLTTFDYEDFSDLYQDIIDAGDIENRAERAKILVRFHSVIHEYFGVAKFDFRDLDVEEDEESSTGRIIMPWEYGQALSLLLLDKDLNAEERFTNAAILILCCRLGLRREEIRRLKLRDFSCEEQVLYVRTHRISKETVRVKSKSGNRRIPYSLFLNEEELEILGSCIEKAKGQKNKSVPLFFDSVNPKEIRHMDSQFSRVIETLKLVTGEPDMRLHDGRHTFISFTASSLVLEDRQQDPISKVVKEWVRTDTFSGFQKRFMERAISIPSTRHALFPALALMVGHSNATTTLSSYTHLMEYWRWLSVELEFKRVKLLDCTLSKLIRVDRKRFTEMKSEQGLSASYVVLKKTQKESPLEEEAYQIESFDQKPALSSRGKGDVTTQVLQIQKIERALRYLEDSERQSNETPDVNPVGPSDLHYELTHYYVETVRHAYQTVLTNDVSYRAYQIPSNEEGVEFIGQSRLYEARNYFKDPAFYNLLTHLISFQQSNEQAFSELRKVWAQSWYDAKKKMCIPLSQVCNAKSIFSTCLLSFDLGDERINRRVGGVVYDSLPLTRLKLIDEPLSIQQFSHSMFLLMVLSNLINIGLHFQNELPNKS
- a CDS encoding NYN domain-containing protein — translated: MSNRKIAVLIDSENTPHSKLNLIIEELSSFGQIIVKRAYGDFSTEQLKNWKQPLNELAIQAKQQFAYTSGKNSTDSLMIIDAMDLLYSQRFDAFALISSDSDFTSLATRLRESEIHVIGVGKAMTPTSFKNACDDFVAIENLNADVDLGESQPSSNQDTERELWRLMHQAWQNYRDESGWAKLGEIGKYLKRLKPDFDPRNFGLKKLSDFFDKYPTRYRTRNTKRSGMEFQLITKASKQK